The DNA sequence CGGTGGTCCTCCATCAGCTTGACCAGCGTGGCGATCGCCTCGGTGCCGAAATCGTTGCCGCCGAACGTCGGCACGAGCGAGTACGCCTCGTCGATGAACAGCACACCGCCGATCGCCCGCCGGAACTCGGCCGCGGTGCGTGGACCGGTGTGCCCGATGTACTCACCGACCAGGCTGCTGCGGTCGACCTCGACGAGGTGACCGCGCCGTAGCAGGCCGAGCGCCTTGAGCAGGCGCCCGTACAGCCGGGCGACCGTCGTCTTGCCGGTGCCCGGGTTGCCGGCGAAGACCAGGTGCCGGCTCAGCGGCGGGGCCGGCAGCCCGGCCTCCTGACGGAGCCGGACCGTCTGCATCAGCTTCACCATCGCGGCCACGTCGCTCTTGACCCGGTCCAGGCCGACCAGCCGGTCCAGTTCGGCGAGCACGTCGTCGAGGTGCTCGTCGGGCGGATCCGGCTCCGACGACGCCGCGGACGGCACCACCGCGCCGGCCGCTGCCGTGGCAGGCACCGTCGGCGGCGGTCCGGGCACCGGCGACGTCGGCATCGACGAGGTGGCCACGTCGTGCACGACGCAACGCTCGAAGACCGGGCGGGCACCGTCGTCGGTACCCAGATCCTCCGCGCAGTCGGTGATCCGGCAGTCGCGGAACACCGGGTCGGCCCGTGGCCCGCAGTGCACCGCCGGGAATCCGGCACCGGTCACGTCGCAGGAGTCGAACACTCCACCGGCGTCCCCGGCCACGAAGATGCCGTTCTTGGCGGGTCGGAACACGCGCAGGCCGGACACCTCCGGGCGTGCCCCGGTCCACACCACCAAGGCGGACCCGGCGCTGTCCTCGATCGTGCCGCCGTCGATCCGGGCCTGCCCACCGGAATCGACGACGATGCCGGCCGTACCGGCGAACACCACCCGGGTGTCCTGCAACCGTGCCGCACCGCCGTCGCCCACGTCGACCCCGGTCCGTCCCGGACGCTGCACCACGCAACCGTCCAGCTCGACCCCGACGGGTGAATCGACGCGAACCCCGATTTCGGTGTCGACGATCCGGCAGCCACGGGCCGACAGTCCGGCATCCCCACGCACGTAGAGGCCGGTCATGGTGATGTCGGCGACGGTGCTTTCGACGAGCTCCGCACGGGCCGAACCGATCGCGTGGACACCATGCTCGGCACTGCCCCGGACCCGGCAGTCGACCAGCCGGACCACCACATCGTCGGTCAGGTGCACCGCGCTGAACCGGCTACCGACCAGCCGGCAGTCGACCAGTTCGGCGGTGGCGGTGCCGGTTGCCATCAGGCTGTTCGCCCCGGCGTCGACGATCGAGCAGCCGACCGCAGCCAGCCGGGCACCGTCGCGGACGACCACGCCGCTGGCTGCCGGGGCGGTGAGCCGGCAGTCGGCGAGCGACACCTTGCCGGTGCCGCAGATCTGGATGGCGGCGGCGCCGGCGCCGTTCAGGTGCGATTCGACGGCCTTGACCACCGCCGCGTCCTCGACCGACAGTCCCATCCGGGCGGGGTCGCTGACCCGGCATTCGGTCAGTAACGCGCGGGAGTGTCCATGCAGGTGCAGTCCGGACCCGGTCGTCGCCGTCACGCGCAGCCGGGCCGCCCGGAGCACGGCGCTGCCGGACAGCGACACCCCGGTGCCGTCGATGTCACGTACCACGGTGTCCTCGGTCCGGGCCCGCACGGTGCCGGAGAGCGCGAGCGCCGTACCGGTGACGTTCGCGATCTGGACACGGGTGAGCACCAACGCGGTGCCGTCGGACCCGGGGCCGTGCTCGCCGTCGCCGGGACCGTGCTCGCCGTCGTCGGGTTCGGTGGTCGCGGTCGCCTCGACCCGGCCGCCCAGCACGGCACAGTCGGTCAGGACCAGGCCCGCACCGGCCGGCACGGCCACCGCGACGAGGGCCGAGTCCGCACCATGGATCTCGAACCCGACGACCGTGCAGTCCGTCACGGCCACCGTCAGTGCCGGACCGGTCGCCGCCGGACGCAGAACCACACTGCCCGGTCCCTGCGCCGCCTGCAGCGTCACGGGTGTGGACAGGCACAGATTTTCCCGGTACTCCCCGGCGGGGACGCTGACCACGTCACCCGGGGCGGCGTCCCGCAACGCCGCAGCGATGGTGCGATGTCCGCGGAACGCGTTCCGGGTCACCCGCAGGACCTGTGCGCCGTTCACGCGACCTCCTTCTTCGGGTCGTCGTCCTTCTTCGGGTCGTCGTAGTGCGGTGGTGGCAAATGGTCTATCAACATCGGGTACGTGACGAAGTTGTACAGCGACTTCTCGCCTGACCTCATCACCAACTGGTGGAGGGTGTCCCCGATGCCGAGGGGGTTGTAGAGCCGGCCACGGGCGTAACCGACCCACGCGGTGGTGAGCACCGAACCGGGCAACCCGCTAGGAACCGACGCCAGGGCCAGGACGCCGCCGTACTCCAACGCCTCCGAGAAGGTCGGGTCGACCAAGTCGCCGGCCTTGTTCTCGTACCCGAAGATGGCAGCGCTCGCCGTTCCGTAAATGAAGCTGGTGACGACGCTGGTGCCGAGTCCGTAGAAGAAGTTGAAGGTGGTGCCCCGCCAGCGCACCGGATGGTCCGGCCCGGCCCAGTCGGTCCGCCAACTGTCGTCGTGGTTCAACGGGCGGCGGCTGGGGGCGTAGCCGCTGTCAAGGTTGCTCAGCCCCAGCCGGTAGTTGTGCAGCGGACCGTGGCGCCAGTCGATGAGCGCCGCCCCCAGACCGGACTTGACACCCGCGCCGACCCCGGCGCGCAGCAGGGCCTTTGCGACGTTCTCGAAGCCGAATTCGTCACCCGTGACCAGCGCCGCGAAGGCCGAGAACCCGAGACCCACCACGAACTCGAACACGAACTCGTAGCCGAAGTCGAACGCCATCTTCTTCAACACCAGCTCGGTGTACGACCGGTACGCCGCCTCGCCGAGCAGCGCGCCGTCGGGCCCGACTGCCGAGCGGCCCCACGGCATCCGGTGGATCTCGTGCAGCGTGCCGTTCCAGCCACGCATCGCCTCGAGCATGCCGCGATACTCGAGGTCGCGACCCACGATCGTGAATCTGCCCGGGTCGATCGGGCTCGTCGGGTCCGGGCTGAGGTAGATGTTGTGGTCCTCGCGGCGCAGGGCCACCAGAATGTCGTTCTCGCGGTAGACCCGCCACTGCCCGCGCCACGCGTCGGTCTCCTTGTAGAGGCCGGTCGGCAGCGGCTGGCCATCGAAACCGGTGAACTCCAAGGGCTTGCGGCTACGGACGACGATGCCTTGGTCGAACTCGTTCCACACCCTCCGGTCGGTGATGTCGGGGTACTCCCGCACGCGTGCCACCGGAACGTCCGCCGGGATCTCACGGATCACCGTCCCGCCCGGACGACCGTCCCTGATCAGGTCCTGGAACCGGTTCGCACCGCTGACCCAGTCGTCGACCCATTCGCCGGTGGGGCTGAGCCACTGACGTATCGGAGTGCCCTCGACCGGTTGCGGGAGGACCCGGCCGTGGCGGTCGAGCTTCTCCCAGCGCCACCCGAAGCGGCCGGTCTCCGGGTCGTAGTTCCGCCAGGCCCGGACGGTGTCGCCGTCCGCCAGAGCCCGCACGTCGCGGATCACCACGCCGTCGAAGAAGTCCTGGAAGGACTCGTCGTAGGTCATCGCCGGGTTCCTGGTGAACAGGTTGTAGACCCGATCGCCGCTATGGCCTTCGCTGTCGACCCACTGCCACGAGCGGTTGCGCAACTCCGCCACCGGCCGGAACCCGTCCCAGATCGAGCTGTCGTCCAGCGGCTTGGCAGCCACCCATCCGCCACGCGGGGCCGCCGGACCGGCGGCGGCCTCGGCCGGCGACCCGGCCGGGGTGGGGTTGGCGGGTGGTTCGTTCAGCTGCGGCCAGGTGTCGGCGCGACCGCCGACCAGGCCGTGCTTGCCGCGTCTGACCCAGTCCTGGCCCGCCAACTGCTCGGCGATCCCATCGGGCTGCGGCGGGTTGCGGAACTCCGTCACCGCCCCGTCCGAGTGGCCGATCCGCGCCACCCGGAGGGTCTGCCCGTCCAGGAAACGGTCCTCCCAGGCGTGGCCCGCCCCGTCGAGGTCGACCCGCAGACCGGACCGCTCGCCACCGACGCCGCGCTCCGACCAGCGGTACGTCACCGTACCGGGCTCCGGTCGCAGGTCGACGGCGCCGGGGGCCACCAGGTCGTCGCCGACGGTCAGCGTGTTGCCGTTGTCCAGCTTGACGAAGGCCCGTTGGAACGAGCCGTCCGCGGCGATGTCGATGTAGCCGCCGTTGTACGTGGTGAACCTGGTGCCGCTGCCCAGCGGCGTGCCGTCGACGGCGGTGGCGGTCCAGCGAGAGACGCGGAATCCGCTGTCTGCGGCAAGGTGCGGCCAGCGTTGCTGAAGCGAGTCCGGCACCACCCCGCTGAGGTGGCGGAGCCAGCCGGGTGGGCGTTGCTCCATCCAGCGTTCGACGGTCAGATGGCCACCGGTCGCCAGTTCGGTCTGGCTGCCGGTCACCGCCTTGCGCGGACTGATCCGCTGCCACAGTTCCGAACGGTCCCACTGTCCCGACGGGGCCTGGACCAGGCCGTACTCGAGATACTGATGCTGCCGATCCGGCCAGGTGAACTTCTTCCACTTCTCGTGCACGAGCGCCCGGTCCGGCGAGCCGGCGGCCCCGAGGTGGTCGGTCCACCCACCGAACAGCTTCTGGGTACGCGGCCCGCTGGCCACGTACGCGTTGGTCGCGTCGTCGAACCGGTGCCAGGTCCAGCCGCTGGCCGGGTCGTTCAGGGCGAGCACGTGGCCCTTGTGCAGTCCGGCCTGGAACTCGTGCACCTTCACCCCCGACGCCTCGTCCCACCAGTAGTTGCCGGTGACGTCGAAGTAGCGCGTGCCGCTGGCCACCTGCGCCCCGGTGTGGTCGGTGACCTGCCACACCGGCCATTTGTAGAACGCGACGAACGCCGGTGGGGTGAACGCGTTCAGCAGCCGCCCGTCGGGCAGTTCGATCGTTTCGAGGACCTTGAGGGCGGTGGCGTCCTGCCTGATGAACGTCGTCACGCCGCCCTCCAGACGCCGTTCGAACCCGGTCACGTCGTCCAGTCCGGCGGTCTTGAGCTCCCAGCCGCCGGTTCCGGTCCGGACCAGGAACTGGCCGTCCAACGAATGACCCTCGTGTCGCAGTGGGACACCGACCGAGGTGAGTCGATGATCGGCGTCGAGAAGGTGGAACGCCCCGCCATCGTGGGTGATCCGCAGTCCCGCGCCGTCCACGTCCACGCGGTATCCGTTCATGAGCAGCCGGTTGACATCCTCGACATGCCAGCCCGGCCCGTCCATGTGCTGCACCAGAACGTGGTCCCGGAGCGGGTTGCCGGCCCAGCGGACCCCGTCCTCCCCGAGCCGCAGCGGACGGCCAATCGCAACGAGGTCACGGTCGCCGTTGAACCGGTGGAAAATCCCGGCGTCGTCGGTGACCTGCAGGACGTTCTTTTCCGCATGGACGGTGTAGCCGACATTCAGCTCGTCGACGGTTGACCCCAGGTGCCAGGTCCTGGCGGATCGGTCCACCACCGCGTACATGCCGTCCAACGGATGGTCCCCGCGCAGCAGCAGACCGATGCGGCTGACATGAAGTTGATCGTCGAGCCGGTGCACGATGTCCCTGCCGTCGATCCGCCAGCCGCCCCCCTCCAGCCGTTCGACCCCGTACGTGTCCAGCTTGGACCGGGATGCATCCGTCAGGTACGGCGTACCGTCACCGGACGGCGAGACCAGATAGTGGTCCCGCAACGGGTGGCTCGTGCCCGCGACCTTCGTACCGGTGGCGGTGACGCTGAGGTCGTCGCCGACGACGTGGAACCCACTCCCGTCGACTTTTACGATCGTCATCGGCATGTCCCCGTCGGCGGGGACGAGGTGGTGTTCATCGTCCACCGTCCACGAGTCCGCCGACCGACGCTCGACCTGCCATGCCGCACTGTCGAGGTCCTGGACCAGGACGTGTTCCTGCGGGCCGCCGAGCGGCACGGACCGACCCTTGGCAACAGGAGTCCAGTCAGCCGCGAAACGGGCGAAACGGCCTTCCACGAGCACGATGTGCTTGCCTTCCGACAGGCCGTGGTATCCGGAGAGTGGTGTTTCGTCGGCGTTGACAACCTGCCAGGGCCCACCGTTCTTACGGAGCGCCTGCCCCGACGGGAGCAGCCAGGTCGGAAGGTCACGGCCCTCGGCGGTCACCACACCGTCCGGGCCGAACCGGAACCAGCCGGCTTCCGGCGACTCGACGATGAATTCGGATCCGGCTCGTTTCACCTCCTGTTGAATGCCGTTGCGTTCCAGCCACATGCTGTCCTCGGCGTGACCGCGCATGAAGAACCATCCGTGGCCGGCGACCCCGTCCCCACCGGAGATCCCGACCCCGGACGCCACAGGCTCGTACCGATCGCCGTTGCGCCCGAGGCGGTATCGCCACACGTTCGTGTCGCCGACGATCGACGCCGTTCCACCAAACTCGCCGAGATTGAACGTGTAACTGGTCGGGGCGCCAACCAGATCCAGCACCTGGTACCCGGCCGGCTGACCCCCGGCGTCGCGTATCGGCTGCACCTGGAGGCCGATCGTCTCGTCGCGGAGCACACTGTTGCGGACCGGCGTGCCGCGTGGGGCCCCCACGCTCGGCTGCCCGTCGCCGCCCCCAATCATGGGGTTGTGCCAGGCACGTTCCCGGTCGATCCGGTCGGTGGCCGCGTGGGCGGCTTCGATGTCCACGTCCAGCTCACTCAATTTGTCTTCGAGCGCACGCATCTTCGCCGGCTGGCCGGTCAACCGGGCGGTTTCGTACTCCTGCCATAGCTCGAACCGCTGCGCCGTGATCGGGTCGTTGGCGGCACCGAAGATTCCCCGGTACAGCAGGTGCGACTGGCCGTTTTCCAGGTATCCGGCGAAAGGCCGTGGATGCTGATGCACCTGGGCGTGGACCGGCTCGGAGCGGACCGGGACCGTGGTCGGACGCGCTGCCGTCCCGGCCGTTTCCGGGACCGTTGCGGGGCGGACCGTGATGCCAGGCGTTACCGGCGTCGGCGTAGCACGCACCGCAACCCCGGCCGACTCCGCCGTCGGCGTAGCACGCACCGCAAGCCCAGACGTCTCGGAACGGACCACCGTACCGGCCTTTTCCGGCGTCATCGCACCGGTCGGCACCGATGGTGCCTCGGCCCGGCCCCTAGCGACCAGGTCCAGCGCTGCCGCCTCGAGCCGCGCCATCGATCCACCGGGCAGAGTGGTCGCGCCGGACCCGGCGACGTCGACGGGGGTGGCACGGCCGAACCCGGTCGCACCCGATGGAACCGGCACGGCCACCCCCATGTCCGCAGCCGTCACCGTCGGCCGGGCCGTGGTTCCCACGGCGTGCTGGGCCTGCAGTCCCAGCATGCGCTGGTCGTGGGTGCTGGCCGCCACCGTGGGCAGGTCGGGGGTGAGCGCGCCGGGCTTGTGCGTGACCACCGAGCCGCTGCCGGGCAGCTCGACCGGGTGCATCGCCGCCCGTCCGGTCTGGGGCAGATGATGTCCGATGGCGGGCGCCACGTCGGGGCCGGACGCTGCGGTGACGACGACTTTGTGGGCCGACGGCGACTCGACCACGGAGGTCACGGTGTGTAGCAGTCCAGTGGAGAGGTCACCGGACGGCGCCGCCGACGGAGTGAGCAGGCCGCCGGGCGTGGTCGAGAAGCCCTTCGGCGTCACGTCGCCGAGCCATGCGCCGGTCTTCACCTGCGCCAGTTCGCTGCGGGTCAGGTCGACGAGAGCGTCCACCTGGTGGCTGACGTGCAAGCTGAGGAAGTGACTGTCGGTAATGGACATTCCACCGGCCGGCGGGTGAGGTCCGGGCCCGTGCGGCGTCATCCAGCTGGGGGGCAGGGCATCGAACATCCTGGGGTGCAGCGGCCAGTCCGGGACCGCCAGGTGGACGAGCCGGCTGGCGGGCAGGTCGACAAGCGCGTCGACGGTACGGCTGGCCCCGCCGACCATTGCGCTCCCACCACGCAGGGGCATCGACATGCCGAACAGGTACCTGCTGAAGATGCCCCGCTCGATGAGCGCGACCTTCATGGCCGGACCCACGCCGAGCAGGGTGATCTCGGTCGCCTCGGCCGGGGTGATGATGCGCAACCATTTGTGCCCGCCCAGTTCCCCGCGCAGGGAGAAGCTCTTGATCCCCTGCCAGACGGATGCGATGCCCCGACCCAGCATCGGAACCCCGTAGTAGACGGCTTTGAACGGCAGGGCGACGACCGTCAGACCGAACTTGCCGAGCCCGACGATCCCGGTGCCGACCCAGTTCGCCGTGCCGATGGCGGTGCCGTACCGACTGGTGTTCAGGCGCAGGCCGTTGCCGAGGTGGGTGGGCAGGTTGGCGAGTTTCGAACCGCCCTTGACCACTTGGGTGCCGCCTATTTTGATCCCTTTGCCGACGGCGCCACCGGCCTTGAGCAGCAGATAGCCGAGCGGTGCCGTGGTCGTGGACCCCACCATGTTCAGGGTGGCGAAGAGCATCTCCAGACCGCTCGCCTTGCCCTGCGCGAAGGCGATGCCGGTCTTGACGAAGATGGCGGCGTTGGCGGCGATCGCGGCCAACGCGATCGGGCCGCCGAACACCAGCCCGGCGACGAACAGGGCCAGGGCGACCTTGCCGAAGTCCTGCCAGAACTCCTCACAGGCACCGATCGGCGAGGAGATGCTCTGCGACGCAGCCTTGATCTTGGCAGCGGCCGACCGAGCCGCCTCCTGCTTCGCCTCACCGGCCGCCTGCGCCGTGGCGGCGTGCTCGTGCCGGGCCGGGTCGTCATCCTCCAGCGCCGCAGCGTCCCTCAGCGCCCGGTCCGCCCGATCCTGCTGGATACGCAGCTCACCGGCGAAGCTGTCCAACGCCCCGGCGGCCGCGTAAAAGGCGCTGCAGAGCGTCTGCACGTATCGACGGAGATTCGAGTCGATCAGGTCCCGGAGCGCGTCGGCGGCCTTACCGGCGAAGGCCTCCGGGCCGGTGGTGCGCAGAATGGCGACGAACCCCTCGTCGACCCTGAGCGCGAGCCTGCCGAGCTGGCGCAGCGAGTCCGCCAGTTCCTCCAGGCGACCGGGGTCGCCGGGGGTCGGGTCGGACTTCAGGCCGAGCACGTGCCAATCCGTCGGGCGCCCCACTGTCGCGGCTCCAATCCTCTGGCAGGTGGGTCGTCGCCGACCCGGCGCGCACCGGCGCTGGGCCGCCTACCCGGACACGTTTGAAGGCCGCGACGGGTTCGGATCCCGGCGGTCGGCATGGAACGGATCACACGGCCGGCCCCGGCGACACGAACCGGAGGACGGGCTCAGACGTGTTCTCACCGAGTGACCGGTCCAACGTACGGAGGTGGTGGATGGCCGAGCTGGCAATGAGCTACAGCAGCCTGTACCAGGCGAAGGACGACCTGTACCGGCTCGCCGAACAGGTCGGCCCGGAGATCAAGAAGACTCTGTTCGCGCAGATTGGCAACAATCCGACCGTGGTGCCCCAGGGACGTTTCGCCGGCATCCCGGCCGGCGGCGAGCAGGTGTTGGACCTGGTCGGCGACCACGATCTAGCGCGGGCGATCAGGGTCCTGTACCGGCAGGTCAAAGGCACGATGGACGACGCCGAGCCGCGTCTGGAACAGCTTGGTGACCTGTTCGGCGCGGTGGCCGACGCGTTCTTCGAGGCGGACTCGCAGCTGGCAGCGGCCGCCTCGACCGCGGCGGTGAAGGGCCACCAGAGCGTCTGGCAGGCCCAGCAGGAGCAGTACGACCAGTACCTGCAGGCCTGCGGCCCCGACGTCCCGGACCCGCCCGAGAACTGCGACCAGACGGTCCCGAAACCGCCCGAGAAGCCACCAACGATGTGGAGCCTGAAGACCGACGACGACGCGGGTGAGCTCACCACCGAGGTCACCCTGGACGACGACGGCGAGGTCTTGGTGGAAAAGACGGTCGCCCGCTACGACGGCCATGAATGGAGCGTAGTCACCACGTACGAGGACGACCACCGCTCGTACACCACGATCACGACAGCGGTCGACGGCAGCACGACGAAATCGGTGGCGAAGATCGAAGAGGACGGCTCCGGAACCATGACGAACACCGACGCGGACGGGTACCTCACCAGTTACGTCCGCGGGGACGCGGACGAGGAGTGGAAGTTGGTCGGCAAGTCGGCCGAGGAGCAGGCCAAGGAGGAGGCCAGCGAGCTGAACAACGGGCAATATTTCTGACCATCACGACCGGACAAGGGAACCGACATGCCTGACATCTCACTGATCTCCGAAAAGGTCGAGACCACCGTCACCAGCTTCATCAACGCCAACCACGACATCCTGGCCCGGATCAGTGTCCTGAAGAACGAACTGAACGGGATGTTCGACGAAGGACTGGTGCTCAAGCAGAGCACGCCGGCGCTGCGGGAGTCGTACGACCAGTTCAACACCAATCTCACGGCCGCGATCCAGGGCCTTGAGTCGTTCGCGAAGCAGTTCAAGGGCATCAAGGACGGTCTGCTGGAGTTCGACACGAAGATCACCGAGCAGATCAAGAGCAGCGGCAGGTAACGATCCGGGGCCGGGGCCGGGCGGGTGGGTACCCGCCCGGCCCCGGCCGTTCAGTCCCCGCGCAGCGCAGTCAGCGGCACCTGGACCGCCACCGCCGTACCGTGCGCCCCGGCGGTCCAGGCCCGACCGACCGGTGACACACCCCGCAGCAGGTTCATCGGCAACCGCAGACCGACCAGGTCGGCCTCGGCCGGCGTGCGCGGCTGGAACACCAGTCCCCGCCGGGACCGCTTCACCGCGCTGAGCCAACTGCCCATGGCCATGCTCAGGGAGTCGACCGCCCCCGCGCAGACCAGTGCCATACCGTGGTCCCGGCCGGTCGCCGCCACCTCGCGCAGCACCCGGTCCGCAGCGGTCGAGGCGAGCAGGTCCGCGTCGTCGACGAGCACCACCCGCGGGCCGGTGAGACTGTCCAGTGCCGACTGCACCGACTCCGCCGACGGGTCGGCGTCGGCCAGCAGGCGCACCGCCGGGTGCCGGCCGAGCGCGTGCAACGGCGACTCACGCGGGGTGAGGACCACCAGAGCGGTCCCGCCTGCCAGCAACGACACGGCCAGTGACGCGAGTGCGTTGCTGCGTCCCGACCCGGTCGGCCCGGCGATCACGAACGTCGACGTGGCGCCGATCAGATCGACGGTGACCGGCCCCGCGTCGTCGTTGCCGACGCCGAGCAGTGCCCGCAACGGCCTGCGGTCCTCGTCCGGCACCCGGCCCAGGACGTCGGCGAACTCGATCCGGGCCGGCAGGGCGGCGATCGGAAACGGTCGGGGGCCGACCGGGGCACCGACGCCGGACCGGGCCTCGGCGCCGATCCGCCGCAGCGCCTCCGCCTGCAGCTTGCCCGCCGGGTCGGCGGTGAGCAGCGCCACCTGGGTCTCGACCTGGTGGACCGCCTCCCAGCCCCGGCCGGGCGGCACATGGGTCGGTGCCCTGCTCGGCAGGAACCCGACCGCCTGGTACTCGGCACGGTCGGACTGGCGCAGCAGCAGTTTGTGGTCGTTGAACGCGGCCAGCCGACCGCCCAGCAGCGACCGTTCGGAGGTCATCACCAGGTGTATGCCGACCCCGGCGCCCTCCCGCAGCAGCCGGGACATGTCCTCGAGCAGCCGACCGTGGTCGTGTTCCTCCAGCAGCGGCACGAGGGCATCCCAGCCGTCGACGAGCACCAGCAGGTGCGCCGGACGCCGCGCGGCGGGGAGCAGCCCGCGCAACTCGGTCAGGCCCGCGCAGTGATGCTCGGCGCACAACTCCTGCCGTCGGCTCAGCTCCTGCCCGAGTCGGCGCAGCAGCCGCTCCACCCGTTCCATGTCGTGGCGGGACACCACGGCGCCGCAGTGCGGCAGCGCCTCCACCGCGACCAGCCCACCGCCGCCCGCGTCAAGGCCGTAGACGTGCACGTCGCTCGGGTGCACGGCCCGCGCCACCGACCCGGCGATCGTGCGAAGCACCTGGGTACGCCCGGACCGCGGCGCACCGACCACGTACAAATGACCGAACGTGGTGAAGTCGATCACGGCGACCTGTCGGCGCTGCATCGACGGCAGGTCCTGCAACGCGTACGGCACCGGCGGTGGCGCCGCCGGGACCGGCTGTTCCCGGGACACCGCCGGCAGGTCGTCGACGACCACGTGGTCGGGCAGCGGCGGCAGCCACGGGCTCGGCTGCGGCGGACAGTCCTCGAGCAGGTCGGCGGCCCGGACGATCGCGTCGACCAGCGCGTCCAGGTCGGTCGGGACGGGTTCGGGCGGGTCCGGTTCGACACCCTCGGGCACCGGGGTGGTGATCGGGCGACCGAGCCGTTGGACCGGAACCTCGGCCACCGACACCGGCCGACGATGCTTGGCGGCACCCGTCGGTCGGGCGCCGGGACGCTCCGCGCCAAGGTACGCGGCCTGAAACGGGACCGGTTGCCCGGCGCCGGTGCGCACCAGCGCCCGCCCCGGCGTGGTGGGGGAGATCAGCCCCGCCTCGCTGGTCTCGATGACGTCCTGGCTCTCCCCGCTGTTGGTGACCCGCAACGCGATCCGCAGATTGGTGTTGGCGCGGATGTCGGCGGTGACCACACCGGCCGGGCGTTGGGTGGCCAGCACCAGGTGGATGCCGAGGGACCGGCCCCGCTGCGCGATCGAGATCATGCCGGTGACGAACTCGGGCATCTCCCGGATCAGGGTCGCGAACTCGTCGATGACCAGGAGCAGCCGTGGCAACGGCGGAAGCTCGGTGCCGGTCGCCCGCCGGGCCCGGTACGCCGAATGGTCCTTGACCGCCGCCTCGGCGAGCAGATGTTCGCGCCGGCGCAGCTCCGCGGCCAGCGACTGCAGGGCCCGCTGGGCCAGGTGCGCGTCCAGGTCGGTGACCATGCCGAGGGTGTGGGGCAGCATCGCGCACTGCCGGAACGCGCTGCCTCCCTTGTAGTCGACCAGGACGAAGGCCATCTCGTCCGGCCGGTTGGTGGCGGCCAGGCCAGCCACCAGCGACTGGAGCAGCTCCGACTTACCCGATCCGGTGGTGCCGGCCACCAACCCGTGCGGCCCGTCGCGGACCAGGTCGAGAACCAGCGGCCCGTCGTAGCCGAGCCCGATCGGCACCGCCGTGCTGGCCGGGCGCCGTCGCCACCGTTGCACGACGGCGGCCGCCGTGGGTGGTTCGAGCGTGAGAAGGTCGAGCAACCGGGCCTGTTCGGGGAGGCCGCTGTCGCTGTGCGGGCTGACGTCGCGCAGCGGCGCGACGGAACGGGCGACCTGCTCACACAGTTGCACGGTGACCCGGTCGGGACGAATGTCGGCCAGGTCCGGCACCCCGCCGCGCCGCAGCACGAACCCGTCCGCGTCAGCGGCCACGACGGCGGTGCACTCCTCGGGGAGGAGGCGTTCCCGCTCGTCGAGGCAGACGCTGAACACCCGCACCTGCGGCCCGGCGGTGAGGACCTGCACCAGCCCCGGCACGTCACGCATCCGGCGGGCCCCGTCGACGATCACCAGCAGATCCGGATCGGTGAACATCGCCCGCGACATGGAGGAGCCGAGGGCCCGTTCCCGGTTCTCGATCTGCGACACCAGTTCGGCGAGCCGGTTGGCGACGCTCTCCGGGTCGGTGCCGACAGCGACCAGCGGGCCGTTGGCGCCGATCGGCGCCGCGTGCGGCAGCCAACGCACCCAGGCGAACCCGTCGGCGCGGTCCGGCTCGGTGAGCACCACCACGCGCAAATCCCGAGGGCTGTGCAGGACCGCTGCCTGCAACAGCCACCAGCGGGCCAGTTCCCGGG is a window from the Solwaraspora sp. WMMD792 genome containing:
- a CDS encoding FtsK/SpoIIIE domain-containing protein, producing the protein MITTVDAVDGDRRERVVDAAQTMTVGELAAAFDRPTADPPAADTPDAAGRPGAPDRAPTGGGRSVGGPVGRPLFLGGRRLDPATTVGDSGIWAGALIGVGGPVEPVDQVRRAVPHPDEPVLAEVHLVSGPGAGSTWQLAAGSHEIGHDERCAVRIPDPDGPAGGLWVTVTVHGGAYWHLTADIDEQVRAASVVAPAQASPLTGRPIGEPDPGEDDPDDPDEAHLPVASTTADVDVADVPSGATAWPCGEDLVVGSVLLRLTAPVEPDAAVVPSADGFGLDYNRPPRIAPHLDTDRVRLPTPPGPQPPPRFPLLLVAAPAVMGLGMVWLFQSYLYFMFVVLSPVMGVANWIGGRRTNRREAVKSRRRYGARLRRTYRAIHRAVRHERRVRNHTVPDPATVALIATGPGSRLWERRRRDPDHLVLRIGTVDQPSAKAVDDPARDDGGEVRWNVPDVGIAVDVAESGVIGVAGTAAATRELARWWLLQAAVLHSPRDLRVVVLTEPDRADGFAWVRWLPHAAPIGANGPLVAVGTDPESVANRLAELVSQIENRERALGSSMSRAMFTDPDLLVIVDGARRMRDVPGLVQVLTAGPQVRVFSVCLDERERLLPEECTAVVAADADGFVLRRGGVPDLADIRPDRVTVQLCEQVARSVAPLRDVSPHSDSGLPEQARLLDLLTLEPPTAAAVVQRWRRRPASTAVPIGLGYDGPLVLDLVRDGPHGLVAGTTGSGKSELLQSLVAGLAATNRPDEMAFVLVDYKGGSAFRQCAMLPHTLGMVTDLDAHLAQRALQSLAAELRRREHLLAEAAVKDHSAYRARRATGTELPPLPRLLLVIDEFATLIREMPEFVTGMISIAQRGRSLGIHLVLATQRPAGVVTADIRANTNLRIALRVTNSGESQDVIETSEAGLISPTTPGRALVRTGAGQPVPFQAAYLGAERPGARPTGAAKHRRPVSVAEVPVQRLGRPITTPVPEGVEPDPPEPVPTDLDALVDAIVRAADLLEDCPPQPSPWLPPLPDHVVVDDLPAVSREQPVPAAPPPVPYALQDLPSMQRRQVAVIDFTTFGHLYVVGAPRSGRTQVLRTIAGSVARAVHPSDVHVYGLDAGGGGLVAVEALPHCGAVVSRHDMERVERLLRRLGQELSRRQELCAEHHCAGLTELRGLLPAARRPAHLLVLVDGWDALVPLLEEHDHGRLLEDMSRLLREGAGVGIHLVMTSERSLLGGRLAAFNDHKLLLRQSDRAEYQAVGFLPSRAPTHVPPGRGWEAVHQVETQVALLTADPAGKLQAEALRRIGAEARSGVGAPVGPRPFPIAALPARIEFADVLGRVPDEDRRPLRALLGVGNDDAGPVTVDLIGATSTFVIAGPTGSGRSNALASLAVSLLAGGTALVVLTPRESPLHALGRHPAVRLLADADPSAESVQSALDSLTGPRVVLVDDADLLASTAADRVLREVAATGRDHGMALVCAGAVDSLSMAMGSWLSAVKRSRRGLVFQPRTPAEADLVGLRLPMNLLRGVSPVGRAWTAGAHGTAVAVQVPLTALRGD